GACATAAAAAAATGAGTTCTAAAGACGGATTCAAGTATAATTTACGGATTACAAGCCGCTTCAAGAAGCACCTTAAACAAATTGCCAAAAGAAACATAGACAACGTCACAAAGATTAGCAATGTTGTCAATTCTCTACAAAAAGGGGAAACTCTTGAAGCACGATTTAAGGACCATGCTTTAGTTGGAAATTGGACCGGTCACAGGGAATGCCACATTCTTCCCGATCTTTTGTTAATCTACAAAATCGAAGAAAACATTCTTATTCTAGAACTTGTAGACACCGGCTCTCACGCCGATTTATTCGGGAAATAATTACCGCACGCAGCGAACAGAGAACCCGAAATTCTTGGGTTTGGACATGTAGCCAAATGCCATGGATTTGCTGGTGAGGTACCACACGCGGGCAGAGCCGGGGGCAATGCCTTCGGAGGAATCGTCGGAGCTCCAGAAGAAGGCGAATTTAGCGGTATTGCCGTAGGTTTCGTCGTCGAAGCGGTTGCCGGCGGGCATCGCCGAGAATTTGAGAGTGTCGTTGCCATTGGTGTCGCCCGACCAGCCGTAATCGGCCTTGATCAAGTAACCCGCGTTAAAGTCGGCGCCTGCCGCAATCCAGAGGCTTTCGAAGTCGGCGTGCGTGGGCAAGCGGAACCCGGCGGGGCATGCTTTTTTGGCCGCATCCCAAGTGTAGAGCCTGCCGTAGACCATGCACTGGTCGTCATCATCCTTGTAGCAGAAACTGCCTTCAGTTTTATAATTCAGGTTGTCGCCCAGCCATTCGAGACCAGCGATTTTTACCGTGCGGTACGTCTGCTTGTCACGCGGGTCCTTGAACTCGTTTTTCTTTTTAGACTTGGGAGCCGCCGAGGCGTAAGCCACAAACAAACTAACAAATAAAACCAGCCAGAATTTCATGGTGTAAAAATAGCATAATCAAGGAGTCTCCCCCGCGCTTTTTTTCTATTTTCTATCCAAACCCAAGGAGTCCTATGTTTTTCAAACGAATTTCTGCCGCTATCCTATGCGCCATGGCCCTGAGCCTTGCGGCCCCCGAAGCCGAATCCGGGGAAGACATGATGATTTTCAAGGCGATCCTGCAGAGCCCGATTTTCAAGGACAACTTTGTGCAGTCGTGTACCGCACAGTCCATGGAATGGCTCGGTGCAAGCCAAGCCGACAAGACCTGCAATTGCGCGTTTGACCGCATGGTGAAAGACAGCAAGTTTATCAACCGGATTCTGAGTTCGATGAACAACGAAAGCATCGATTTTGAAAAATGGGGATTTGACTTTATCGAGCCGTGCATTCCCCAGAGTTACCCCGCCGAAACGGACAACGCCTTCGTGAAAGAATGCTTGAAAGCCGGCGACGTGGACAAAGCGACCTGCGAATGCGTGCTGAACTCCATCAAGAAAGATTACAGCGTGCGTGACCTGATGAAAACCGCCTTCGAAGACCAGAAAAAGCTGGAAGTCGACTTGATGCTCAAATCGGCGCAGTGCCTTTCAAAATAATTCGGGAAATATCTCTATAAAAAAACTAACGGCATCCCCCCCAAGGGATGCCGTAGTTGGTGTTTGGGATGTTTGGTTTCGTATCTATAAGATAGATTCGTACGGGGGCAAAAGGTATAGTTGTAAGACATAAAGCGTTGTTGTGCTTTACAACGCAAAGTAACAAAAATGTATCAAATGTAGCCACACGGTGAATTTCAGTCTCAAAATGAGTCAAAATGGCGTAAATTTTTGAAAAAAAAGCATTTTTTTATTAAACAACCCCCAATGGTATTGTTGTAAAACTGCCGTTTTTTAGCAAAAAAGTGCCCAAAACGGGCAAATTTTCTCATTTCGGGGCGTTGGCACGGCCTTTGCATATATATGGCGTAAAAAAAGAGAGGAAAACATGTCAGATTTTAATAACGAT
This portion of the uncultured Fibrobacter sp. genome encodes:
- a CDS encoding type II toxin-antitoxin system YafQ family toxin, producing the protein MSSKDGFKYNLRITSRFKKHLKQIAKRNIDNVTKISNVVNSLQKGETLEARFKDHALVGNWTGHRECHILPDLLLIYKIEENILILELVDTGSHADLFGK
- a CDS encoding fibrobacter succinogenes major paralogous domain-containing protein → MKFWLVLFVSLFVAYASAAPKSKKKNEFKDPRDKQTYRTVKIAGLEWLGDNLNYKTEGSFCYKDDDDQCMVYGRLYTWDAAKKACPAGFRLPTHADFESLWIAAGADFNAGYLIKADYGWSGDTNGNDTLKFSAMPAGNRFDDETYGNTAKFAFFWSSDDSSEGIAPGSARVWYLTSKSMAFGYMSKPKNFGFSVRCVR